A portion of the Mesobacillus sp. AQ2 genome contains these proteins:
- the modB gene encoding molybdate ABC transporter permease subunit, giving the protein MSSDFWTPIRLSVEIASMSVVFVFIFGLLSARFMAKKQFFGKTAAETLLTLPLVLPPTVVGFILIIIFGINSPIGRTVENLFGSTIMFTWWAAVIAASVVAFPLMYQSAKTGFLQVDPGAEEAARVDGANEWKVFWYVTLPLSSRTIVTGLILSFARALGEFGATLMFAGNLPGRTQTAPTAIYMAIESGNLDAAWLWVIAMVGISFLMLLSTSFLKQ; this is encoded by the coding sequence ATGAGCAGTGATTTTTGGACCCCGATCAGACTATCGGTGGAGATTGCATCAATGTCGGTGGTGTTTGTTTTTATTTTCGGCCTATTGTCTGCCAGGTTCATGGCGAAAAAGCAATTCTTTGGCAAAACAGCAGCAGAAACACTCCTTACATTGCCTTTAGTACTCCCGCCAACGGTAGTCGGGTTTATATTGATCATCATCTTTGGCATCAACAGCCCGATAGGCAGAACAGTGGAAAATCTATTCGGCAGCACCATCATGTTTACCTGGTGGGCTGCTGTAATCGCTGCATCAGTCGTGGCATTTCCTTTGATGTATCAATCAGCTAAAACTGGGTTCCTTCAAGTAGATCCAGGAGCAGAAGAAGCTGCAAGAGTAGATGGAGCAAATGAATGGAAAGTATTTTGGTATGTCACGCTGCCCCTGTCATCAAGAACAATTGTTACAGGGTTGATTCTCAGCTTTGCAAGAGCTCTCGGCGAATTCGGCGCAACACTCATGTTTGCCGGCAATCTGCCCGGAAGAACACAGACAGCTCCGACGGCTATCTATATGGCGATTGAATCCGGGAATCTGGATGCTGCCTGGCTTTGGGTTATTGCCATGGTGGGCATCTCATTCCTTATGTTGCTTTCAACATCATTCTTAAAACAGTGA
- a CDS encoding DUF4352 domain-containing protein, whose amino-acid sequence MRKYLQLLLAATLLTGCSFAEAESKKETKSSEAAIEKPLKKNTDVYVPNPQVTEDINLKKAGDSLTDNKGELTLKTVKEVNKTFNVNGIEYIVKDVRLLHFVPAYSLIDFFHAYTHDEEFDFVKINVEVKNNSKENYHFGPVAMVNINDSIHKTWEDDFYLENLNGEISAGQTKRGNLGFIVEDMDSLKKVEILSGDLVDESKKKVADPVKLVVNVN is encoded by the coding sequence ATGAGGAAATATCTGCAATTATTGCTGGCTGCTACTTTACTGACAGGCTGTTCTTTTGCAGAGGCTGAGTCAAAAAAAGAGACGAAATCCTCAGAGGCGGCTATTGAGAAACCATTAAAGAAAAATACCGATGTGTATGTTCCTAACCCACAAGTTACGGAGGATATAAATCTTAAAAAAGCTGGCGATTCTTTGACTGACAATAAAGGTGAGTTAACCCTGAAAACAGTGAAAGAAGTCAATAAGACCTTTAATGTAAATGGTATTGAATATATTGTAAAAGATGTGAGGTTATTACATTTTGTACCTGCTTACAGCCTGATTGATTTCTTCCATGCCTATACACATGATGAAGAATTTGATTTTGTGAAGATAAATGTTGAAGTAAAGAATAATTCAAAAGAAAATTATCACTTTGGACCTGTGGCGATGGTGAATATCAATGATTCGATCCATAAGACATGGGAAGATGATTTTTATTTAGAAAACCTTAATGGCGAAATTTCAGCCGGACAAACGAAACGCGGAAATCTTGGTTTTATTGTTGAGGATATGGACAGCCTTAAGAAAGTAGAAATCCTGTCAGGTGATCTTGTTGATGAGAGCAAGAAGAAGGTCGCTGATCCTGTTAAGCTAGTTGTGAATGTTAACTAG